Part of the Pseudomonadota bacterium genome, AATTGAGTAATGAAGTGTATATCCCGGTCGGGAGAATAGTATCCACTCACAGCATTAAAGGGGAAGCTAAATTCCGGTATTATAATGAAGACAAAGAGGTGTTCTACAGGTACACCTCTTTTTTCATTAAAGATGGCGACGGATGGGGAAAACTTGAACTGACTGGCATAAGCTTTCGCAAAGGCTTCTTCCACATAAATTTTAAAGGGTTAGAAAAACCTGAAGACCTTTCCTATCTGATAAACAGGGAACTATTCGTAAAAGAGGAAGACCTCCCGCAGTTGAGCGAAAATGAATATTACGAATATCAACTTCTGGGGCTTGATGTATTCAGCGAAAATGGCGAAGAACTTGGTAAAGTGGCGCAGATCATTCGTACAGGCGCAAATGATGTAATGCTCGTAAGAGGTGAAAAAGAAATTCTTATCCCCATGATAGAAGACTATATTAGTGAAATAAACGTTAAGAAGGTCTTTATAAAATTAACAAACCTATTTACAGAGTTTCCGGGCAACTGATAACAGTTCGTTAAAATTCCGTCATTAATCATCTTTCCGGCAGCAAAAGGAAACTTCTATCGGCAACTGCAATTCGGCATCAACCTTCCCTTACCCTCTCCCTCTCAACCGTTATGCGTTGCGATGAGGCGCCTTCTATTGCCTTTATTGCAATGCTCTGCACCTGAAGCCCTGCTTCGTTTGCTTTCTGAGTCAATTGTTTTATCAGATCGTCCTGTTCGCTTATTTTAGACTCCAGCGCTGCAATCTTTTGCTGGTACAGTTTTCTGTCGCCTTCTATTTCTTTTGATGCAAGTTCGGCTTCGTGGCTATAGGTAAAGTTCAACCGCTCTGTTACAGATTTTTCCGCATCTTTTATCGCCTCTTCAAGCTCTTTCGGGAATGACTCAACCCTGATCTTCAGGTCTGCAAGCTCTTTCTCTCTGGCGGACAGATTTGCCTCACGTTCTGAAAACTCCTTCTCAAAGGCAGCTTTCTTTTCTGTAAGCCCTTTTTCGAGATTGGCCGTGTTTCCCTCGTAGGCATCAGCCTCTTTTTTGCGTTTAAGCTGCAAATTGTACAGATAGTCTTCTTCTTCCCTCTGCCGTTCCTTCTTGGATTGTGCTTCCCGTTCCTTTTTTACAAACTCGAAATCGTCCTGCTCTTTTTTCCAAAGGAATCTTTTCTGTGTTATGTCATTGTCGAAATCCGCCTTCTTTTGCTCCATCTCTGCTTCAAAGGCAACCCGCTTATCCCTCTGTGCTGCAATAAGCGCAGTCAAGGATTCGGCTTCAACCTTAATGTTATAAATGTCCTCAATCGTTTTTGTTTCAACATCTATTGCCTGCTGAAGTTCTGTCAGCTTTTTATATTCTGTGATCAGTCGTTCACCAAGGCCGTCCATGGACTTGATAATCTCCAGTTTTAGATCTGCCATGTTTTGTACTATCCCCTCAACAGAATGCTGTGAAGCCTTCTTTACCGTTTCTTTTTCCTCAACCTCTTTTTTTATCGCCTTGACGTCCATTGCCTTCTGCTCTTTCATCTTTTCAAGCAGATCGTTATAGGCCTCAAGGATTTCCGTTTTTGTGTTCTTATCGGACAATGTCTTTGTCATAAAAACCTCCTCTTTGGAATATATGAGTGATTACGGTTTGGTTTTTGTTTATTGTATTTTTGATATAATAATAGCTTAAAACCGAAATTGCAAAAGGTTTATAAAAAACTTTTCTGGTTCAATTTCTTCACCGGCTGCTTGCAAGGCATTCCCGCCTTCCCTTCAGACATATATTTCCATATGCTATGGTCAAAAACTGTCCTGTTTAAAACTCTTAAACTTGATTATTCCCGGCAGCTTGCTACATGGTAAAGCAAGAAGTTTTTTGTAACAGAGTTTCTTTCCTCTGATACCCCGCAGCTTGCTACATGGAGGTTCATTAATCGACGTTTTTGTTGCCTATTCCTTTTATACACTCCAGTTTTTGAATATTTATATCAAGTTGCCTTCATTCGCATGCCTGCGTCGGCTCCTTGTCGACTCCTCGGTCTGCTTTTGAATGCAACTCGGTATTACAGGGTGTCCGAGCCATGTTTTTAGGTCAACTTCAGTCACAACACCTTCTCTCATGAACAATTCAGTCAGTCCCATAATACGGCTCGTTTTTTCAGAATTCTTCCAGCCTATGAGGATTTTGATCCCGATTTCTTCCAGGGCTGTATTTACATCGGGATGATGGATTTTATAATGGATGTCAGTAAAAATATTAGGCTTAACAACGGGAAAATCCGGGGAAGTTAAGTCTACTTCAGAAATAAGAGCCCTATCCTTAGTGACAAATTGATGCGGTCTTATGTGTAATATTCTGGCTGGCACCTCACCGTTCAATGCAAGCAGCAACCAGCAGGCATGCATCTGTGGCGTACCGGATGTAAAAACACATGCAGGTACCATATATTCTGTGTAAATTCTTGCAAAGTAAAGTGATATCAAAAAAGAAATATGCTATAGTATCCTGTTTTTCGAAAGACATAAAACTGGAACTAAATAAATAATTAATAAAATGATAATTACCATTCTGACATTGTTTCCGAACATATTTGCATCGCCCCTACAGGAAAGCATCATAAAAAAAGCAACGGACAAGGGCCTTGTTGCCTTTAATATTGTAAATATCAGGGACTTTGCAGAAGACATACACAGGACATGCGATGACGCCCCTTACGGCGGAGGCCCGGGCATGGTTATGAAGATAGACCCAATATATAAGGCTATGCAGCACGTTGAGGCACAAATGGGAAAGCCGAAGCATATCCTTCTAACACCGCAGGGCCGGGTCTTCGAAGAAGCAACGGCAGTCAGACTGTCAAAGTTGTCCCACATCTCCCTTATCTGCGGAAGATACGAAGGCATAGATGAAAGGGTACTTCAATTTGTTGACGAAGAGATATCCATCGGCGATTATGTGCTTTCAGGAGGAGAGATGCCTGCACTTGTTCTGATAGACGCCATTGTCAGGCACATCCCTGGGGCGCTGGGCAACGAGCAGTCAACATTGGACGAGAGCCATACGGACAAGCTTCTCGAATACCCACAGTATACAAGGCCGCCTTTATTTATGGACATGGAAGTACCTCCGGTACTCTTATCAGGCGACCACGAAGAGATACGAAAATGGAGGCGAAAAGAGGCGATAAAAAAAACGTTTTTTAAAAGACCCGATCTTATGGATGCCTTTGAGCCAAACGATGAAGACAGGAAATTGTTAAGGCAGATAATGGAGGATATCCCTGAATAAAGTCTATTTAGCCATTATCCATTATCCTGTGTATGACAAGAACAGAGATATAATCGCAACAAGCGTAACCAACCTGGAATTACATGACATTGCAAGAAGTTGCATGACATTTGGTATTGAGTTATGCTATATTGTTACGCCACTTACCAGACAGAGGGAAATATCGGAGAAGCTTATCCACCACTGGGAACATGGGTACGGGGCAACATACAACCCCAAAAGGAGTGCGGCACTAAAGAGGGTAAGGATAATAAGCGATTTCAACGAAATGTTGGAAGAAGTTAAAATAAACGGCGCTCCTATAATCATAGGGACATCCTCCCATGAGAGGGCGCATAAAGCGATAGGCTATCGAGAGCTTCGCGCATGGACTGAAAGAGAAGAAAGACCTTTTCTTATGTTGTTCGGGACAGGCTGGGGTCTGACCGATGAAACAACAGATTTATGCGAGAAGATGCTCATACCGATAAAAGGTGCAGGCGAATATAACCATCTATCCTTAAGGGTAGCGCTCGGCATCATTCTTGACAGAATTTTTGGTGAAAGAGGAGACAAACATGAACGAGATGATTGATTTAATTGAAAAAGAACATATGAGGCTCGATTTACCGGAGATAAACATCGGCGACAACGTAAAGGTCTATACGAAAATCCTGGAAGGAGACAAGGAGCGCATACAGGTTTTCGAGGGCGTTGTCATAAGAAGAAGGGGCGGCAATACCAGGGCAACCTTTACTGTGAGAAAGGTATCTTACAGCGTCGGGATAGAAAAGACATTCCCCGTGCATTCACCCCTTATAGACACTATCGAGGTAATAAGCAAGAGCAAGATCAGGAGAGCAAGGCTTTTCTACTTGAGGAACCTGAGAGGAAAAGCAGCAAAACTCAAAGAAAAAAGGTATTAATGGCTTGTTCTCTCACAGGGCTCATTGGCGGGATTGATGAGGCCGGCAGGGGACCGCTTGCGGGACCTGTGGTATCATCGTGCGTTATCTGGAAAGAATTGCCCGGTGAAAGAGCAGCGATCAATGACTCAAAACTCCTTACTGAAAAAAAAAGGGTGGAATTTTTCAGATGGATCTTTGCCAATGCATATAAAATAGGCATAGGAACCGCAACCCATGAGGAGATAGAAAAGATAAACATCCTGAGAGCCAGTCTCCTGTCAATGGAAAGGGCTCTTAAGGATACAGATATTCAGCCGGACCTCCTGCTCATTGACGGGAATTACGGTATAAAGACATTTCCGCGCAGCAAACCGATAGTAAAGGGGGACAGGAAGTGTTTCTTCGTTGCCTGCGCCTCCATCATTGCAAAGGTTGTAAGGGACAGCATCATGGAAGAATATGATGCGCTTTACCCTCAATACAATTTCAGGAAAAATAAAGGCTATCCCACAAAAGATCACAGAAAGGCAATAGAAGAATATGGGGCTTCTCCCATTCACAGAAAAACATTCAAGGGTGTAAAAGAATATCTTGTCGGGTAAAAGAGAAGAAGGTATACAAGGCGAAGAGGAGGCAACAAAAACCTTGAAGAGCAAAGGCTACAAAATAATTGAGAAAAATTACAGGAGCCCCTTCGGAGAACTTGACATTATAGCTGAAGAAGGTGGTTATCTTGTGTTTGTTGAGGTAAAAAAAAGGAATACCCGAACCTTTGGCAATTCCCTTGAAGCTATCAATGCCGTAAAAAAGAAACGTATAGTCAAAACCGCTATGTTTTATATGAAAACCCATAAATGCCTTGATAGAAAAGTGAGGTTTGATGTAGTAGGTATTGACAGGGAAAATGTGAAGATAGTAAAACATGCATTCAT contains:
- the rimM gene encoding ribosome maturation factor RimM (Essential for efficient processing of 16S rRNA), which produces MSNEVYIPVGRIVSTHSIKGEAKFRYYNEDKEVFYRYTSFFIKDGDGWGKLELTGISFRKGFFHINFKGLEKPEDLSYLINRELFVKEEDLPQLSENEYYEYQLLGLDVFSENGEELGKVAQIIRTGANDVMLVRGEKEILIPMIEDYISEINVKKVFIKLTNLFTEFPGN
- the trmD gene encoding tRNA (guanosine(37)-N1)-methyltransferase TrmD, with protein sequence MIITILTLFPNIFASPLQESIIKKATDKGLVAFNIVNIRDFAEDIHRTCDDAPYGGGPGMVMKIDPIYKAMQHVEAQMGKPKHILLTPQGRVFEEATAVRLSKLSHISLICGRYEGIDERVLQFVDEEISIGDYVLSGGEMPALVLIDAIVRHIPGALGNEQSTLDESHTDKLLEYPQYTRPPLFMDMEVPPVLLSGDHEEIRKWRRKEAIKKTFFKRPDLMDAFEPNDEDRKLLRQIMEDIPE
- a CDS encoding RNA methyltransferase, whose protein sequence is MYDKNRDIIATSVTNLELHDIARSCMTFGIELCYIVTPLTRQREISEKLIHHWEHGYGATYNPKRSAALKRVRIISDFNEMLEEVKINGAPIIIGTSSHERAHKAIGYRELRAWTEREERPFLMLFGTGWGLTDETTDLCEKMLIPIKGAGEYNHLSLRVALGIILDRIFGERGDKHERDD
- the rplS gene encoding 50S ribosomal protein L19 gives rise to the protein MNEMIDLIEKEHMRLDLPEINIGDNVKVYTKILEGDKERIQVFEGVVIRRRGGNTRATFTVRKVSYSVGIEKTFPVHSPLIDTIEVISKSKIRRARLFYLRNLRGKAAKLKEKRY
- a CDS encoding ribonuclease HII, with protein sequence MACSLTGLIGGIDEAGRGPLAGPVVSSCVIWKELPGERAAINDSKLLTEKKRVEFFRWIFANAYKIGIGTATHEEIEKINILRASLLSMERALKDTDIQPDLLLIDGNYGIKTFPRSKPIVKGDRKCFFVACASIIAKVVRDSIMEEYDALYPQYNFRKNKGYPTKDHRKAIEEYGASPIHRKTFKGVKEYLVG
- a CDS encoding YraN family protein is translated as MSGKREEGIQGEEEATKTLKSKGYKIIEKNYRSPFGELDIIAEEGGYLVFVEVKKRNTRTFGNSLEAINAVKKKRIVKTAMFYMKTHKCLDRKVRFDVVGIDRENVKIVKHAFILE